The proteins below come from a single Lates calcarifer isolate ASB-BC8 linkage group LG11, TLL_Latcal_v3, whole genome shotgun sequence genomic window:
- the LOC108877947 gene encoding LOW QUALITY PROTEIN: ceramide synthase-like (The sequence of the model RefSeq protein was modified relative to this genomic sequence to represent the inferred CDS: deleted 1 base in 1 codon), with protein MSALVLIGAGSVFFPGLFLLSKLTLRHMMGWREGDAAVVSTRLVSSVQSIMATAAGCIIVSSCRDVMEDRHWLTDSYILFATPYFAYDIYAMFLCHWHKLQVKGHEEEEEGKRGDVRSVGAAVVGYLRREILMVLHHIFMVAFCFPASLVWRQGKGDYFQGVLFLPELSTPFVCLGKVLIQYQKQHTLLHKVNGVLMLLSFFICRVLLFPYLYYAYSRYASIPVYLVPLVAPWQCNLGAALLWPLQLYWFTLICRGALRQFTRHSNSPSKTFKPYHDCCPSNGRTPQHTDEH; from the exons ATGTCGGCCCTCGTCCTCATCGGCGCCGGCTCCGTCTTCTTCCCTGGACTCTTCCTGTTGTCCAAACTGACTCTGAGACACATGATGGGATGGAGGGAGGGCGACGCTGCTGTCGTATCCACACg CCTGGTGTCGTCCGTCCAGTCCATCATGGCCACAGCAGCCGGTTGTATCAtcgtctcctcctgcagagacgtCATGGAGGACAG ACACTGGCTGACCGACTCC TACATCCTGTTCGCCACGCCTTACTTTGCCTACGACATCTACGCCATGTTCCTGTGTCACTGGCACaagctgcaggtcaaaggtcacgaggaggaggaggaggggaagcgTGGGGATGTCAGGTCGGTGGGAGCTGCTGTGGTGGGTTACCTGCGCAGAGAGATCCTCATGGTGCTGCATCACATCTTCATGGTGGCCTTCTGCTTCCCTGCTTCACTG GTGTGGAGGCAGGGTAAAGGTGATTATTTCCAGGGCGTTTTGTTTCTGCCGGAGCTCAGCACACCGTTCGTCTGTCTGGGGAAGGTCCTGATCCAG TATCAGAAACAACACACGCTGCTACACAAAGTGAACGGCGTCCTCATGCTGCTCTCCTTCTTCATCTGTCGGGTCTTACTCTTCCCTTACCTGTACTACGCCTACAGCAG gtacGCCTCCATCCCGGTGTACTTGGTTCCCCTCGTGGCCCCGTGGCAGTGTAACCTGGGGGCCGCTCTGCTCTGGCCCCTGCAGCTTTACTGGTTCACACTGATCTGCAGAGGAGCCCTCCGCCAGTTCACAAGGCACTCAAACTCACCATCAAAGACTTTTAAACCTTACCACGACTGCTGCCCGAGTAACGGCCGAACGCCCCAACACACAGACGAACACTGA